From the Rhizobium oryzihabitans genome, one window contains:
- a CDS encoding helix-turn-helix domain-containing protein, giving the protein MSASALATCQLSERTILSNVKNTWSHSALDSCIKAVIGAHARGLLDDEFVESVYGAVNERRAELSAGRRARPVKWGTPLAIHSRLTLEERRAQARTRNISAGWFSAKLEKSGANVAEIYAKLPRASFRAVLHTICELSALARGRCDASIATIAKKAGCSRSSVEQALAHLKSSGFIVVESGKTLGVTSIIRPAQACLIKVVNWCRARLERMQKKDRSDRPVSAARGTQNTRQKSESYFLNKRSKTTEPRREGGRAIGAVAFPASGSIYFSHWRDLVREHSTGVTPDADIVANAFRKFCSEKNIPLMLRKSKSGLSKSSKGSVFSVFPADRPFLFNSAGLLSMRPAGVGYCRIMQ; this is encoded by the coding sequence ATGAGTGCTTCAGCGTTGGCGACGTGCCAACTCAGCGAACGAACAATCCTATCTAACGTCAAAAATACATGGTCACATTCGGCGTTGGATAGTTGCATCAAGGCTGTCATCGGTGCGCACGCTCGCGGGCTACTGGATGATGAGTTTGTGGAGTCTGTCTACGGCGCGGTGAATGAGCGTCGGGCGGAACTCTCGGCGGGCCGGAGAGCGCGACCGGTAAAATGGGGCACACCCTTGGCCATCCATTCGAGGCTTACCTTGGAGGAACGGCGTGCGCAGGCGAGAACTCGTAACATCAGTGCGGGTTGGTTCTCAGCGAAGCTCGAAAAGAGCGGGGCAAACGTAGCCGAGATCTATGCGAAGCTTCCTCGTGCCAGTTTTCGAGCGGTATTGCACACGATCTGCGAGCTTAGCGCCCTCGCGCGCGGGCGATGTGACGCTTCCATTGCGACAATAGCTAAAAAGGCGGGGTGCAGCCGATCATCAGTCGAGCAGGCTTTGGCTCATCTGAAATCGAGCGGTTTCATCGTGGTTGAGAGCGGGAAGACGTTGGGTGTAACGTCGATTATACGGCCCGCTCAGGCTTGCTTGATCAAGGTCGTGAACTGGTGCCGCGCTCGACTTGAGCGAATGCAAAAAAAGGACCGGTCTGACCGCCCGGTTTCCGCTGCAAGGGGTACACAAAATACTAGGCAGAAATCAGAATCTTATTTTTTAAATAAAAGATCGAAGACAACAGAGCCGCGCAGAGAAGGTGGGCGGGCCATTGGAGCCGTAGCATTTCCAGCAAGCGGATCGATTTATTTCAGCCATTGGCGTGATCTGGTTAGGGAGCATTCGACAGGCGTCACCCCTGATGCAGATATTGTGGCGAATGCCTTCCGAAAGTTCTGCTCCGAGAAAAATATCCCCTTGATGCTCCGAAAATCGAAGAGCGGTTTATCAAAATCGTCCAAAGGTTCCGTATTTAGCGTTTTTCCTGCCGACAGGCCGTTCTTATTCAACTCTGCGGGATTGCTCTCAATGCGGCCTGCGGGGGTTGGATATTGCCGCATTATGCAGTAA